The following nucleotide sequence is from Pandoraea thiooxydans.
AGTGCAAGCGGCCTACCTGGGGAAAGCCAAATGAATGTCCTGGAAGCCGAGGGCTTGCACACCTACTACGGCAAGAGTCATATCCTGCACGGCGTGTCTTTTCAGGTTGCCGAAGGCGAGATCGTCACACTGCTCGGGCGCAACGGCGCCGGCAAGACCACCACCCTGCGCAGTCTGGTCGGATTGACCCGCGCGCGTGAAGGCACGGTCAAGATTCTGGGCCAGGACACCACCGCGTTGCCGCCGTTCCGGATTGCGGCGCTGGGCGTGGGCTACGTGCCGGAGGGGCGGCGCGTGTTCGGCAATCTGACCGTCGAAGAGAACCTGATGGTGCCGCTCGAGCGCCCGGGGCCGTGGAATATCGAGCGCATCTACGGCTTGTTTCCGCGGCTCAAGGAGCGGCGCATGAACAAGGGGCGGCAGCTCTCGGGCGGCGAGCAGGAGATGCTCGCCATCTCGCGCGCGCTGATGCTCAACCCAAAGATCCTGCTGCTCGACGAGCCGTCGCAGGGACTCGCGCCACTGATCGTCCAGGAAGTGTTCGACGTGATCGTGGCGGTGCGGCGCGAAGGCATGTCAGTGCTGCTGGTCGAACAGAACGTGCGTGCCGCGGTGGAAATCGCCGATACCGCCTGCGTGCTCGACGACGGACGCGTGGTGTACCAGGGCTCAGCCAAGGAGTTCGGCAGCGACGAGGCCCGCGTGCGCTCGCTGGCAGGCGCCAGTGTGGAGAATTGGGAAGCCGCGGAATAGTCCCGCGGGCGTCGGCGCGCGCCGACGCCACCTGATTCGGCTATCATTTGCGCGACCTCAACCTCCCGGGCGCAGCCGATGCCGGCCATCGAGACAGACCGCGACACCACGCCGGAATCGACCTGGGCGATCTTCCTGGTATTTCTGCGCCTGGGGCTCACCTCGTTCGGCGGGCCGGTCGCGCACCTCGGCTATTTCCGCCATGAATTCGTCACGCGCCGTCGCTGGCTGGGCGAGCGCAGCTACGCCGATCTGGTGGCGCTGTGCCAGTTCCTGCCCGGACCGGCGAGCAGCCAGGTCGGCATGGCGCTGGGCCTGGCGCGTGGCGGGTTGCCAGGCGCCCTGGCGGCCTGGACGGGGTTCTCCCTGCCGTCGGCCATCCTGCTGTGCCTGTTTGCGCTGGGCATATCGACCTGGGGCAATGCCATCCCGACCAGCGTTCTGCATGGCCTGAAAGTCGTCGCCGTCGCGGTCGTCGCACAGGCCGTGTGGGGCATGGCGCGCAATCTCTGCACCGACACGGCGCGCGTGAGCATCGCTGCGCTGGCCGCCTGCGTGGTGTTGCGCTGGCCCTCCGCCTGGGCTCAGGTCGGCGTGATCGCGGTAGCCGCGGCAGTCGGCGTGCTGCGCTTCAAGCCAGCTCAGGCGCCCGCGCACGATCCCCTGCCGATCGCCGTGGGACGGCGCACCGGCGTCGCGCTGCTTGCTGTCTTCTTCTTCCTGCTGATCGCCTTGCCGGTCGCCCTGACGCTATGGCCCAGCCAGCCGCTGGCGCTGTTCAACGCCTTTTACCGGGCCGGCGCGCTGGTCTTCGGTGGCGGCCACGTGGTGCTGCCGTTGCTGCAGACCGCGGTCGTGCCGCCCGGCTGGGTATCCAACGAGACGTTTCTTGCCGGCTACGGCGCCGCCCAGGCTGTGCCCGGCCCGCTGTTCACCTTCTCGGCGTTTCTGGGCGCTTCGATGCGTTCGGCGCCCAACGGGTGGACCGGCGCCGCGTTATGCCTGGCCGCCATTTTCACGCCATCGTTTCTGCTGGTGGCCGGCGCCCTGCCGTTCTGGGAGCGGTTGCGGCACAGCCTGCACACCCAGGCAGCGTTCGCCGGCGTGAACGCCGCGGTGGTCGGCCTGTTGCTGGCCGCGCTCTATCGCCCGGTGTGGACCAGCGCAATCCACGGCCCGATGGATTTCGCGCTGGCGCTCGTCGCGCTCGTCGCGTTGATGTTCTGGCGCTTGCCGCCGTGGCTGGTGGTGCTCGGATGCGCCATCGCCAGCGGCCTGTTTGGCGGCATCTAGCATCGCCCGGTGAAATTGTTACTTTTGGTTAAATACCGATCGCCGCCATACTGCAATTCATGTTTTCCGGTTAGTCTTTTTGTCGTACGCAGTACCCGGTTTTAGGGTGAACACGCCGTAACCGCATCA
It contains:
- the chrA gene encoding chromate efflux transporter, whose product is MPAIETDRDTTPESTWAIFLVFLRLGLTSFGGPVAHLGYFRHEFVTRRRWLGERSYADLVALCQFLPGPASSQVGMALGLARGGLPGALAAWTGFSLPSAILLCLFALGISTWGNAIPTSVLHGLKVVAVAVVAQAVWGMARNLCTDTARVSIAALAACVVLRWPSAWAQVGVIAVAAAVGVLRFKPAQAPAHDPLPIAVGRRTGVALLAVFFFLLIALPVALTLWPSQPLALFNAFYRAGALVFGGGHVVLPLLQTAVVPPGWVSNETFLAGYGAAQAVPGPLFTFSAFLGASMRSAPNGWTGAALCLAAIFTPSFLLVAGALPFWERLRHSLHTQAAFAGVNAAVVGLLLAALYRPVWTSAIHGPMDFALALVALVALMFWRLPPWLVVLGCAIASGLFGGI
- a CDS encoding ABC transporter ATP-binding protein, with translation MNVLEAEGLHTYYGKSHILHGVSFQVAEGEIVTLLGRNGAGKTTTLRSLVGLTRAREGTVKILGQDTTALPPFRIAALGVGYVPEGRRVFGNLTVEENLMVPLERPGPWNIERIYGLFPRLKERRMNKGRQLSGGEQEMLAISRALMLNPKILLLDEPSQGLAPLIVQEVFDVIVAVRREGMSVLLVEQNVRAAVEIADTACVLDDGRVVYQGSAKEFGSDEARVRSLAGASVENWEAAE